From the Polyangiaceae bacterium genome, the window GAGCGGCTCACTCGAGTGAGCCAGTCGTCACTCGGAGCATACGCGGTATGGCTGTCCCCGGTGATCAAGCCGAAGCGATAGCAGCTGATGCCCTGCTGGTCCGCGCCGAGCTCGAGCAAGCGCTCGGCCGCCCATTTGCTCTGGGCGTAGCCACCGCTGACCTGCGCGGAGAGATCGAGGTCGTGGTCCTCAAAGCATTCCGTGGGGCAACGATTGGTGGCGGAGAACACCGACAACGTGGAGGCATAGTGCAGGCGCGCCACACCGGCGAGGCGACAGAAGCGCAGCACCTCGGCCGTGCCGACCACGTTGGCTGGTCGCATGACCGAGTAGGGCAACACCAGGTTGACGCGAGCTGCACCGTGAATGACTTCGCGGGTCTGAGTGCGCAGCTGTTCGTACTCCGCCTGAGCCAAGCCGAGCTCTGGGCGTGACACATCGCCTACCAAGCAGCGCAGCCTCTCACCCGCGAGGCGAGCAAACGCGCCCGGCAGATGGGCGTCGCAGGCGGCCTGGACGCGCTCTCGTGCGTGCTCAGCGTTCCGCGCGCGCACCAGCACCACGAAGCGCCGATTCGGGTTCTGCTCCAGTAGGGAGAGCAAGCAGCGCGCCCCAAGGAAACCCGTGGCGCCGGTGACCAGGGTCCATGGGCGAGTTCCAGAATTGCCCCGTGGAATAACTTGAGCGATGCGCTCCAGGCAGGAACGCGCGTCTTCGTTCAGAACGGTGGCCGCAGCGTCTGTCTGCAGCGCCGTGCTCGTCTGCAGCGCAGCGTTCGTCTGCAGCGCAGCGTTCGTCTGCAGCGCAGTGTTCGTCTGCAGCGTAGCGAGCGGAAGATCCGAGGCGAGTTGCTCCGGCTGGAGGTTGAGACCCAGGCTCTCCGCCTGGCTCAGCACCTCGAGCACACCGAGGGAGTCCCCGCCTTGTGCGAAGTAGCTCTTGTCAGGGTCTAAGTGACCGAGCTGGGCGCGTACTATCTCGAGCAGATCTCGAGGCGCCTGCTGCTGGTCTGCCGCCAGCTGCCCAAACAAGCTCCCCAGATCGAGCTTGCCGCTGGTCGTTTCCGGGAGGTCATGCTGGAAGCGGTAGTCCGTCGGGTGCATCCAGCGTGGCAAGCGCTCGTTCAAATGGGCGCGTAGCGCGGCCTCAGCGCTCACATCAGCTGAAACGACGGCGACAAGTCGGTCTTCATACACGCCAACGTAGGCGCGGGAGCAGGCGCCGCTCTTGACCAGCTCAGCTTCGACCTCTTCCGGGGCGATCAGCTGGCCCCGCCACTTGAGCTGGCGGTCGACGCGGCCCGTGAAGTAGAGCCGCGTGCCCTCGCGCTCGACACGGTCGCCGCTGCGGTACCAGCGCTTGCCGGCGTGCTCGATGAAGCGTTGAGCGTCGAGCTCCGGCGCCTGCCAGTAGCCGCGCGCCAGCTGATCGCCTGCGATCCACAGCTCACCCGCTGCGGCGTCCTCTTCCCCGATACGGTACTCCACAGCCGACAACGGCTCACCGATGTACGGGCGCTCGTAGTCGCGGTGCCACCTGAGGAGGCTCGTGCAGATGGAACACTCCGTTGGGCCATACACATTGATGAGGCTGAGCTTGCGTGCCCAAGCCGCGGCTGAGGTCAGGTCTGGCGCCTCACCGCCGATGATCACGCAGCGCAAGCACTCCGGGAGCTGATCCGCGGGGATGCGCGGCAGGAGACTCGGCGGCAAGTCGACGTGGGTGATGGCGCGTTCACGCAGCGAGGCGAGCAGCTTCGCCGGGGTGAACGCGGCATCCAGCTCGGGCGCCAGGTGCAGCTCACCACCGGCCAAGAGACAAGTGAAGACATCGGACAGGCTGGCGTCGAACGCCGGCCGCAAGAGCCACAGGCAGCGTGCCGCGTTGTGGAGATCGAAGGCGCGGACCTGATCGCCGATCACATGCGGCAGCCCGCGATGCTCGAGCATCGCTCCTTTGGGTGCCCCGCTCGAACCCGATGTCCAACACACATAGGCGAGCTCCGATGGCTCCCGCTGGGCATGGCGCCGCGCATCCTGCCAGCTCGGAGGCCCGGGCTTGTTTCGGGGGAACCAAAGCTCCGTGAGGCCGCTCTCGTCGCAGCTCGCGCCACCGCTTCCGCGCAGCAAGAGCACTGGCCGCAGGCGCTTCAAAATCTCGCTGCTTCGCGCCTCGGGCAGACTCGGATCCAGGGTCGAAAAGGCCGCGCCAGCGAACCAACAGGCGAGCCAGGCCGTGACCAGCTCCTTTGACTTCGGCAAGGCCAAGGCCACGAGCTGGCCACGCGCCGGCTCGAGCTCGTTAGCAAGCTCCAGCGCTGCCCCGAAGAGCTCGGCATAGCTCGTCGTTTCCGTGGGGCTAACGATCGCTGGCGCGTCACCACGCGTTGCTGCGGCGTCGACGAGCAGCGCTGGCAGGCTCCGCCAGCCTGTTGTCATGCGCGCCTCGCCAGCACCAAGCAGCGCGGACTCGCGAGGCTCAGCGCCTCTCCCTCTGCACTGCCAAACAGCCTCAGAGGCGCGAATCCCGCGTCTTCAAGCATCCGACACAGCTCGCGGGGCAGGTAGAGGCGCGTGGTGGTGCGGGGCAGTTCCGTGGGCGCGCCATCGGTCTCTTGGAGGCGCCAGATCTGGTGCAACGCCCCGCGTCGCAGGTCGAGCTCGGAGGTGCGGGTGATCTGCACCTGACGCCCGTCGCGCTGTCGGGTGTAGCTGAACTCCGGCTTGAAGCCGGCCAGTACCCCAGCGACGTTGTAGTAGTCGAGCAGGAACAGCGCACCGGACCTCAAGCTGGAAGCCGCGGCGTTGAGCATCGCCTGATTCTGAGAATCCTCGAGGAAACAACCGAAGCCCGTGCCCCAGTTGAAGCCGGCGTCGCACGCTTCCTGCGTGCTCCAGGCAGAGGCGTCCGCGGCGCTGAACGCGACGGAGAGTGCCTGCTCCCTTGCTGCCGCTGCTGCTGCGCTGATGAAAGGCTGACTGATGTCGACCCCGTAGCCACGGGTACCTCGTCGAGCGAGCTCGAGGCTCAGGCTACCGTCGCCGCAGCACTGGTCGAAGACCAGGGCGCCCGGCGTGAGCTCGAGCCACTTCCAGAGGCGATCTGCGATGCGCGTTGTTGCTTCGCCCTGGGTGAGCACGGCTTGCGTCAGCGGGTGTTGATAGAAGTCCCTCACCCAGAGGTCGCGTTCGCTGGTCATGCTTGCTCCAACCTGAAGGCTCGACCCAGGGCGTGCGCCGTGGCAACCAAAAACAGCGGCGGCCCCCAAGCGCGATGGACCTCTGCCGGGGCGTTCTCCAAGGTGTCCAGCCGCTTTGCTACCAGCTGCGGGTCAAAGAAAGTCCGCGCGGAAAAGCCGGCGGGGTTCAGTAGCGTGCGCAGTGCAGCGCGCACCTCGGCGTGTTCGGTCAAGTTCGGCGCCAAGAAGGGGTGCTTGCGCCGGGTGCGAATCGCCTCGGGCACAAAGCCCCGCACGGCCTCCCGCAGCAGCCACTTTTCCTCGCCATTGCGGATGCGCCGCGCGACGGGCAACTGCCTCATGCAGCGATACAGCTCGGCATCCAAGAAAGGCAGCCGAGACTCCAAGCCGTGAGAGCCGAGCAGTCGGTCTGACAGCGTCGGCAAGATGTAGCCGCCGAGGGCGAGGCGGGTCCACAGCGTGGCTCCAATGTC encodes:
- a CDS encoding class I SAM-dependent methyltransferase, coding for MTSERDLWVRDFYQHPLTQAVLTQGEATTRIADRLWKWLELTPGALVFDQCCGDGSLSLELARRGTRGYGVDISQPFISAAAAAAREQALSVAFSAADASAWSTQEACDAGFNWGTGFGCFLEDSQNQAMLNAAASSLRSGALFLLDYYNVAGVLAGFKPEFSYTRQRDGRQVQITRTSELDLRRGALHQIWRLQETDGAPTELPRTTTRLYLPRELCRMLEDAGFAPLRLFGSAEGEALSLASPRCLVLARRA
- a CDS encoding thioester reductase domain-containing protein — translated: MTTGWRSLPALLVDAAATRGDAPAIVSPTETTSYAELFGAALELANELEPARGQLVALALPKSKELVTAWLACWFAGAAFSTLDPSLPEARSSEILKRLRPVLLLRGSGGASCDESGLTELWFPRNKPGPPSWQDARRHAQREPSELAYVCWTSGSSGAPKGAMLEHRGLPHVIGDQVRAFDLHNAARCLWLLRPAFDASLSDVFTCLLAGGELHLAPELDAAFTPAKLLASLRERAITHVDLPPSLLPRIPADQLPECLRCVIIGGEAPDLTSAAAWARKLSLINVYGPTECSICTSLLRWHRDYERPYIGEPLSAVEYRIGEEDAAAGELWIAGDQLARGYWQAPELDAQRFIEHAGKRWYRSGDRVEREGTRLYFTGRVDRQLKWRGQLIAPEEVEAELVKSGACSRAYVGVYEDRLVAVVSADVSAEAALRAHLNERLPRWMHPTDYRFQHDLPETTSGKLDLGSLFGQLAADQQQAPRDLLEIVRAQLGHLDPDKSYFAQGGDSLGVLEVLSQAESLGLNLQPEQLASDLPLATLQTNTALQTNAALQTNAALQTSTALQTDAAATVLNEDARSCLERIAQVIPRGNSGTRPWTLVTGATGFLGARCLLSLLEQNPNRRFVVLVRARNAEHARERVQAACDAHLPGAFARLAGERLRCLVGDVSRPELGLAQAEYEQLRTQTREVIHGAARVNLVLPYSVMRPANVVGTAEVLRFCRLAGVARLHYASTLSVFSATNRCPTECFEDHDLDLSAQVSGGYAQSKWAAERLLELGADQQGISCYRFGLITGDSHTAYAPSDDWLTRVSRSFASLGCAPQADLAFDLTPVDYAAHAWATLITHGHSRAFSRYHLSNGSVSLERWVGALNHAGADIKLVHTETFEARLRAHTNPVEQADLALATTRTTQATRLDTRRGLDLFQATGVRFDCSRAEQQLADFGVRPPGTPQTLLNRYAAHILEGAHG